One Gadus chalcogrammus isolate NIFS_2021 chromosome 7, NIFS_Gcha_1.0, whole genome shotgun sequence genomic window, CGATCAAATGACAAAGAAAAAAGGAAGGATATATATCTACCCTCATAAAGACAACGTTTTTGGGTGGGTTTTCAAGGGATTACCAGAGTATTGCTTTTTGTGTATTTGGTATATGTGATAGATAGGTCCTAAgaaaatgttattattataagtCTCTTTGGGTCATTTAAACTTGAAAGAGCTGTCCCCTCACCCTTATATACATCTCAAATAATCTTTTTCTTCATCATACAAGTTCATTATTAAAAAAGTCattaaaaaagtttttttttcgtCTTTTTTTCTCTATCTTTTTGTTTAAACGCTGTGATCTCCGGAACACACAGGCAGCCATGGCCGACTCAAAAtatgtccccctcctcctccaatcatTACTGAAGAGAGGAGAATAGAAGTGCTatggattcccccccccctagaaAAAGATCTTCTCTTgcgtgactctctccctctctttctctctcccgctctctctctctctttctctctcactcacaccgTCCCACCCCCGTCCCCGTTCACCTCATCCCCGGCCCGGAGCCCAGCGTGGCCTCGTCCCTCCACATGAAGTCCTGTCCGGGGGACAGCGAGTGGCGCTCCCCCCGGGCCGGGCCTCCCTCCGCGGGGTGGCTGGGTCTGTACCCCGGCCGGCCGTCGGCGGCGTGGAGCGCCAGGCTGAGCCTCGCCGTGCTGTTGCTGATCTTGAACAGGCCGTTGGGACCCAGGAAGGCCTCCCTctcgctgccgccgccgccacaccCGCCGCTGACCACGCCGTTGACCGTCTCCAGGTCGTTGTACACCGCCTTGTCCCTCAGCTGCTTCCTCCCCCGCGACCGCCACCGCCGGCGCAGCACCACGATGCCCGCCACCAGGGCCACGGCCAGCGCCGCCAGGACGCACGAGGCGGTGACGGCGGCCGACGACGGCTGCTCCGTCTGCCGCAGCGCGGGCCGGAGCGCGGGCTGCAGGGTGAACTCGCAGCTGGGGCCCATGAAGCCCACGGGGCACTGGCACACGGGGCCCGTGAAGTGGGTGAAGCAGGTGCCCCCGTTCATGCAGGGGCGCACGCCGCACGCGTCTGAGCGCACGCTGCAGTTCTTGCCCGTGTAGCCCAGCGTGCACGAGCAGGTGTAGTCGTTCACGCCGTCCTGGCAGGTGCCGGCGTTCTGGCACGGGACGGCGGCGCAGTCGTCGATGTTGACCTGGCAGTTGGCGCCGGTGAAGCCGGCCTGGCAGCGGCACAGCACGCTCTGGCCGAGGTCCAGACACTCgccgcctggggggggggggggggggagagacgcgTTTAACCTCCCGTAGGTTGATGACCGACACCCGCTGTGTTTGGCTGGAGAGTGTTGATGACTCAAGTCTAGCTCTACCGCAGGCTCTCACTGATTACAATGTCCTAGAGGTTATTAGAAAAACATTAACAGACCAGTACAAGACCAGCCCAATATATGTACTAAAGACAGCTGTTCACCTCCCTATCACCAGTAGGGGAGCCAAAAAACACCAAAATTCAAGgatttataaaatgtattatgaATTATTAAACTATTATCACATTTCCCATCACCAATTTAAGAACGTTATTCTGCAACGATCAATATTGCTGCGTAAGCTTACCTCCCACATTTTTCCATTATTATCGTATAATACTTCTTATTAAATCATAAAGTATAACATGCGGCAATGAACCTGCTGTTCATCACTTATACCAGCAGAGGTCACCAGTGGTGCATCTCCCTTTCTCAGCGTCAACGTTTCAATAACAGTTACCAGCAATAGCCTTCGCAGCGACTTACCGTGAAGACATGGGTTGTTGCTGCAGCGGTCCAGTTTCTTCTCGCAGTTGGAGCCGGTGTAGCTGGGAGGGCAGCGGCACGTGTAACCCCCCGTCATCGTCTCGACGCAGGTGCCGCCGTTAAAGCAAGGACCGTCAGCGCAAGTCATCGCTATAATCTCGCAGTTCTTGCCGTAGAAGCCTTGGGGACACGTGCATGAATAGTCGTTCTCGAGGTCCTAGTGGACGACAGAAAGAGAGTACAGGGTTAGGGAAAATAAAACGTGTTTACAGAACactttatgttgttgtttattttatcaGCAGTGCTCCAgcttttgtattttgtgtttattcgACAAACAAATTCCGCCCGCTTACATTGCAGCTGCCTCCGTTCTTGCAGGGGTTGCTGTCGCACTCGTTGGTTTCCAGCTCGCAGTTGGTGCCTCCGTAACCTGGCCGGCAGGTGCACGTGTAGCTGCCCTGGCCCGTGTTGGTGCACGTGGCGCCATTGGCGCAGGGCTTGTGGTTGGTGCAGTAGTTGAGGTCCTGGTCGCAGAAGagtcccccccatccctcctggCAATTACACTGCCACGGCTGGCCACACGTCCCGTGCAGGCAGCCGGGGTAGCGCACGCACTCGGTGCAGGAGGGGCCCTGCCAGCCCATGCGACACTTGCAGCCCCCAGGGGCCTCGCAGTAGCCGTGCTTCTCGCTGCAGTCCGCCGAGCAGATGgctggatgggggaggagggagggggatatTATTACAATGGATACGCCCTCCTATACGTCTAtcttacaaacacacgcacaaagcaCCCCAGCCTGACCCCAACTCGGTTCCAGACTTCACTATTGGTTAGGCATTAAGAAAGGCAGCTGGTCGGCACAACGCCGCTCACaaatacccctcccccttgccccAATCTAACCGCacgcacgcctgcacacacgcactcttgacaaagcgcacacacacacacacacacacacacacacacacacacacacacacacacacacacacacacacacacacgacaaagcacacacacacgaacatatTTACGACAATTTCACTACCACACACCGATCATGATAATGcgagtgtgcgtgcgcgcacgcATATTCTCTCCATCTCATTCCCCACAACACAGGGAGGCGCGCGCgggctc contains:
- the dlb gene encoding delta-like protein B, translated to MSNHLRYFVALALIQVVFSSGVFELKIHSFHTAHRICRRHRDCHIFFRICLKHPEDVISAEPPCTFGTGQTNVIRADHTSISSSDPIRVPFHFKWPGTFSLIIEAWNAESQTEYTDNQNNLVSRLATRRRLAIGEDWSQDVHFGEQSELRYSYHVFCDEYYFGEGCAEYCRPRDDTLGHYTCDEEGSRICLEGWKGNYCSESICSADCSEKHGYCEAPGGCKCRMGWQGPSCTECVRYPGCLHGTCGQPWQCNCQEGWGGLFCDQDLNYCTNHKPCANGATCTNTGQGSYTCTCRPGYGGTNCELETNECDSNPCKNGGSCNDLENDYSCTCPQGFYGKNCEIIAMTCADGPCFNGGTCVETMTGGYTCRCPPSYTGSNCEKKLDRCSNNPCLHGGECLDLGQSVLCRCQAGFTGANCQVNIDDCAAVPCQNAGTCQDGVNDYTCSCTLGYTGKNCSVRSDACGVRPCMNGGTCFTHFTGPVCQCPVGFMGPSCEFTLQPALRPALRQTEQPSSAAVTASCVLAALAVALVAGIVVLRRRWRSRGRKQLRDKAVYNDLETVNGVVSGGCGGGGSEREAFLGPNGLFKISNSTARLSLALHAADGRPGYRPSHPAEGGPARGERHSLSPGQDFMWRDEATLGSGPGMR